A genomic window from Silene latifolia isolate original U9 population chromosome 11, ASM4854445v1, whole genome shotgun sequence includes:
- the LOC141611339 gene encoding putative late blight resistance protein homolog R1B-23, translating into MSLYRRILHDLDKIETDVERFCGSSTQDLESRIASVRHGLMYIIPYWDSRLGETYSLRQLEDFKDGNEFIDYWLQKVDCSNGSSCEEDECLWHMADYYYSCRNDWVKCVEGVLESLESVQHVEEVTLSMSDKFITIKQGLGLLLCFYKSMGNWNLETWEISQLTHDMPRRMKNYAQRAMRIFKLLPLTSVDETSDISTLAEEIANYVSHWQDIRKGRLLKMYRCGPGYESLVSLTDDLQYNLIKLLRFCPRRMDSDLERIRDQMDAIRCALSPTWTKIFVESGISYAIARDIYTLADEASHVISDFDRYSSVETKQKIDDIRDVAGKIYMKYNITPSCIDDFFRCAKLILEEIVIRDTPAARYVRDLSLLHTFIKDTRNMLQVSMNLQDKYHQIQLISCDAWMRLWSLCLRKLKSKKEFITLSLDIFKDITAKMPHPSDLLVDLIKYLVQMPKAHELMHELRRSIVTAEDDNLFVKLVYSLEINLLKIFKPKGVVDVVEDVEVEVIEAAHSYILFFREMKYDAHSSLKEGVDGFNASLRHAHDEYIKFPCMELPMFELEFFDMQVNLTEFKESDTYNRDQIGVLHDDLSIFFSFLRPYTMRHDTPEDVNLLWTQFTKLGRKVNNMIDTFEEFPTWYNKLRAFYVSEEVKLIKENLSKISSRDTSKTEVEGSGARTVNHMEKGHTTEDSNVEDCFEEEDRLGVQLTTGSTSLEKISIVGMPGLGKTTLAMSLYKDCAKSFHAHAWCYVGQDFLRKELLQNIIGQISERPRFEINAMKDEDLVTLLKQFLSQKRNYLIVLDDVWDVDAWDALCKCFPTSGNGGKILITSRSNIVGEKICGDRNVIKLNLLTPNKSWHLLQKKVFGTRSYPKKLGEIGKRIAEKCGGLPLSIVMIAGVLKNKNETEDGWKEIERSLDDHLLTGGSSTLELSYRHLSVGMKQCFLYCAAFCKGKEIPRSKLIQLWLAERFVETSYVQESLESAAEKYLCDLVDRSLLMVAKTGSDHRIQTCRIHDLLLDFCIQKAKAEKFLFTLNRWDEPASCQQRGRVCFRSISDQCMQFKFDGLTLLKPRSLICSLREHDPTQNFTFVFENFKSLTLLDLEKHEMDENFSASVGELTLLRYLSVRGSMKSIPSSISHLLNLETLIVRGTDGEVEVPHTVFSLSKLKDLLVDKRAIISVDPSNDNSLSSLQSFSTPVLSGSIAEQIIVRLPNLQKLKCIILEKSFDLSILDRLCHLESLRVFYQSLDPFCGKLSFPSNLYKLTLSGFQLPWLDIEKIADMLPRLEILKLLLRAFEGEQWSTTATFNNLKYLRMEGLNIKEWEASDDNFPKLERLVVRRCKSLHKIPEEFGNMIYLMGIEAHWCDTSLVKSVLKIKRKQIDEGSMKFEAIIYPTVLDLSDDEELSE; encoded by the exons ATGAGCTTATACAGGAGAATATTGCACGATTTGGACAAAATAGAAACAGATGTCGAGAGATTTTGTGGATCTTCAACGCAAGATCTCGAAAGTAGAATTGCGTCGGTCAGGCATGGGTTGATGTACATCATACCATATTGGGATTCGCGTCTTGGGGAGACATACTCTCTTAGACAACTAGAAGATTTCAAGGATGGGAATGAGTTCATTGATTATTGGTTGCAAAAAGTGGACTGTAGCAACGGGTCCTCATGTGAAGAAGATGAGTGTCTCTGGCACATGGCCGATTACTATTACTCATGTCGGAATGACTGGGTGAAATGCGTAGAGGGAGTCCTGGAAAGTCTGGAATCTGTTCAGCATGTTGAGGAAGTAACTCTTTCTATGTCCGATAAGTTTATAACCATTAAACAAGGACTTGGACTCTTACTATGTTTTTACAAGTCGATGGGAAATTGGAACTTAGAGACGTGGGAAATTAGCCAACTGACACATGATATGCCTAGGCGTATGAAAAATTATGCCCAGAGAGCTATGCGCATCTTTAAGCTATTGCCATTGACCAGCGTAGACGAGACAAGCGACATTTCTACATTGGCGGAGGAAATAGCAAATTATGTAAGTCACTGGCAGGACATTAGAAAAGGAAGACTCCTCAAAATGTACCGATGTGGACCTGGGTATGAGAGTCTTGTATCCCTCACTGATGATCTGCAATACAATCTTATCAAACTACTGCGTTTTTGTCCTCGCCGGATGGATTCAGACCTTGAACGCATTAGAGATCAAATGGATGCTATTCGATGTGCACTTAGTCCTACATGGACTAAAATATTTGTGGAGAGTGGCATATCCTATGCCATTGCAAGAGATATATATACCTTGGCTGATGAGGCGAGTCATGTAATTTCAGATTTCGACAGGTATAGTAGTGTAGAAACCAAACAGAAGATTGATGACATTAGAGATGTTGCCGGGAAGATATACATGAAATATAATATAACTCCCAGTTGTATTGACGATTTCTTTAGATGTGCGAAGCTGATTCTGGAGGAGATTGTGATACGTGATACTCCAGCTGCCAGATATGTGAGGGATCTCAGCTTACTCCACACATTTATTAAGGATACCCGAAATATGTTGCAAGTAAGTATGAATCTCCAAGATAAGTATCACCAAATTCAACTAATCTCCTGTGACGCTTGGATGCGACTCTGGTCACTCTGCTTAAGAAAACTGAAGAGTAAAAAAGAATTTATTACTCTTTCTCTTGACATCTTCAAAGACATTACAGCAAAGATGCCGCACCCCAGTGATCTATTAGTCGACTTGATCAAATATTTAGTCCAGATGCCTAAAGCTCATGAGCTAATGCATGAGCTTCGCAGATCTATTGTCACAGCGGAAGATGACAACCTATTTGTAAAGTTAGTTTACTCCCTTGAGATAaatcttttgaaaattttcaagcCAAAGGGAGTCGTTGATGTTGTTGAAGATGTTGAGGTTGAGGTCATCGAAGCGGCACACAGTTACATCTTATTTTTCAGGGAAATGAAATATGATGCTCACTCTAGTCTGAAGGAAGGAGTCGACGGATTCAACGCATCGCTCAGACACGCTCATGACGAATACATCAAGTTTCCATGCATGGAGCTGCCCATGTTTGAATTAGAGTTCTTTGATATGCAAGTGAACCTGACAGAGTTTAAGGAAAGTGATACTTATAATCGTGATCAAATTGGAGTACTCCATGATGATTTatctattttcttttcttttcttcgacCTTATACAATGAGGCACGACACACCAGAGGATGTTAATCTGCTATGGACTCAGTTTACGAAACTGGGCCGCAAAGTGAACAATATGATAGACACATTTGAGGAGTTTCCTACATGGTATAATAAATTACGAGCTTTTTATGTCTCAGAGGAGGTTAAGCTTATCAAAGAAAATCTGTCGAAAATTTCTAGCAGGGACACATCCAAGACTGAAGTTGAGGGCTCAGGTGCTCGCACTGTAAACCATATGGAAAAAGGCCACACAACAGAAGATTCCAACGTTGAAGACTGCTTTGAGGAGGAAGATAGACTAGGGGTGCAACTTACCACAGGGTCAACGAGTTTGGAGAAAATATCGATAGTTGGTATGCCTGGTTTAGGCAAGACAACCTTAGCCATGAGTCTATATAAAGATTGTGCCAAGTCTTTCCATGCTCATGCTTGGTGTTATGTTGGTCAGGACTTTCTAAGGAAAGAGCTTCTCCAAAATATCATAGGTCAGATTAGCGAGCGACCTAGATTTGAAATCAACGCTATGAAGGACGAAGATTTAGTTACACTCTTGAAGCAGTTTCTAAGTCAAAAAAGGAACTATCTCATAGTCTTAGATGATGTATGGGATGTTGATGCTTGGGATGCTCTTTGCAAATGTTTTCCAACCAGCGGCAATGGAGGTAAAATACTAATAACAAGCAGGTCCAACATCGTCGGAGAGAAAATTTGTGGTGATAGAAATGTTATAAAACTCAACCTCCTAACTCCAAACAAAAGTTGGCATCTATTGCAGAAGAAAGTATTTGGCACAAGGAGTTATCCTAAAAAATTAGGTGAAATTGGGAAAAGAATCGCAGAGAAATGTGGAGGGCTGCCACTTTCAATTGTTATGATAGCTGGAGTTCTTAAAAATAAAAATGAGACGGAAGATGGATGGAAGGAAATTGAACGGAGCCTGGATGATCACCTCTTAACTGGTGGTTCTAGTACGCTAGAACTAAGTTATAGACATCTATCAGTTGGCATGAAACAATGCTTTCTATATTGCGCAGCATTCTGTAAAGGTAAAGAAATCCCTAGGTCGAAACTGATACAACTATGGCTTGCAGAAAGATTCGTAGAGACTTCATATGTGCAGGAAAGTTTGGAAAGCGCTGCAGAGAAGTACTTGTGCGACCTAGTGGACAGAAGTTTGCTAATGGTTGCAAAAACAGGTTCTGATCATCGAATTCAGACCTGCAGGATCCACGATTTGCTGCTAGATTTTTGCATACAAAAAGCAAAAGCAGAGAAGTTCCTTTTCACATTGAACAG GTGGGATGAACCTGCGAGTTGTCAGCAGCGTGGTCGCGTATGCTTTCGCTCAATTAGCGATCAGTGCATGCAATTTAAATTTGATGGATTAACACTGCTAAAACCGCGTTCCTTGATTTGCTCTTTAAGGGAACATGATCCAACTCAAAACTTCACGTTTGTGTTTGAGAATTTCAAATCACTTACTTTGCTGGATTTGGAAAAACATGAAATGGACGAAAACTTTTCTGCAAGTGTTGGAGAACTCACATTGTTGAGGTACTTGTCCGTAAGGGGTTCGATGAAAAGTATCCCATCATCAATTAGTCATCTCTTGAACCTTGAAACGCTCATTGTGAGAGGAACTGACGGTGAAGTTGAGGTTCCGCACACAGTTTTCAGTCTGAGCAAATTAAAAGATCTCCTGGTGGATAAACGTGCAATAATTAGTGTGGATCCGAGTAACGACAACTCATTAAGTAGTCTTCAAAGCTTCTCTACCCCAGTTCTTTCAGGGAGCATTGCTGAGCAGATAATTGTGAGGTTGCCAAATCTTCAAAAGCTAAAATGCATAATATTGGAAAAGTCATTCGACTTGTCTATTCTTGATCGCCTTTGTCACCTTGAATCTTTGAGAGTGTTCTATCAAAGCTTGGATCCATTTTGTGGCAAGCTTAGCTTTCCCTCGAACCTGTACAAACTGACACTTTCTGGATTTCAGTTACCCTGGTTGGATATAGAAAAGATTGCTGATATGCTGCCTCGGCTTGAGATCCTCAAGTTACTGTTGAGAGCCTTTGAAGGGGAACAGTGGAGCACAACAGCTACCTTCAATAATCTGAAATACCTGAGAATGGAGGGGCTTAATATTAAAGAATGGGAAGCATCAGATGATAACTTTCCTAAGCTAGAGCGATTAGTTGTCCGCCGATGCAAGTCGCTTCATAAAATTCCTGAAGAATTCGGAAACATGATATATCTAATGGGCATTGAAGCACACTGGTGTGATACCTCTCTCGTGAAGTCGGTTCTCAAGATCAAGAGGAAGCAGATTGATGAAGGAAGCATGAAGTTTGAGGCCATAATATATCCCACTGTGCTCGATCTTAGCGATGATGAAGAGCTCAGTGAGTAG